In one window of Hyla sarda isolate aHylSar1 chromosome 1, aHylSar1.hap1, whole genome shotgun sequence DNA:
- the LOC130270494 gene encoding olfactory receptor 5V1-like — protein sequence MNNGSSISEFTLLGLSNPPELGILLFLVFLTMYLVTIAGNLLIIIITNLDPALNTPMYFFLGNLSFLDIICTTSAVPKMLSNLITQQKVISFNGCIVQMFFFTVGMDTEFLLLTFMSLDRYLAICNPLRYKSIMSKKSCFGMSIVVWAFGFSSSSFHSSSTLWLSFCGPKEINHFFCEVPQVLALSCSDISLNKYVLIVTDLILGLICITLTFISYVFIMFAILNIRSVEGKKKAFSTCASHITVVLLFYGTLIFAYFKPSDESSNMDKEIAVFYTIVIPMLNPILYSLRNKEVKLSIQKLISRKILLRADF from the coding sequence ATGAACAATGGGTCTAGCATTTCTGAATTTACTCTTCTTGGGCTTTCCAATCCACCTGAACTTGGAATCCTCTTGTTTTTGGTATTTCTTACTATGTACTTAGTAACTATAGCTGGTAATCTACTCATTATCATTATCACAAATTTAGACCCAGCATTAAACACACCAATGTATTTTTTCCTTGGTAATCTCTCCTTTCTGGATATAATCTGCACTACGTCGGCTGTCCCAAAAATGTTGTCTAATTTAATTACTCAACAAAAAGTTATATCTTTCAATGGATGTATTgtccagatgtttttttttacagttggtATGGACACagaatttcttcttctaacttttATGTCTCTTGATCGATACTTGGCTATCTGTAACCCATTAAGGTACAAGAGTATTATGAGTAAAAAATCTTGCTTCGGTATGTCAATTGTGGTATGGGCCTTTGGGTTTTCAAGTTCTTCTTTTCATTCTTCAAGCACTTTGTGGTTGTCATTTTGTGGACCAAAAGAGATCAACCATTTTTTTTGCGAAGTTCCTCAGGTACTAGCATTATCCTGCTCAGACATTTCTTTAAATAAATATGTTCTTATAGTGACAGATCTTATATTAGGACTAATCTGTATTACCCTAACTTTTATTTCATATGTATTCATAATGTTTGCTATATTAAACATCCGTTCAGTCGAAGGGAAGAAAAAAGCTTTCTCTACATGTGCCTCACATATTACAGTTGTTCTGTTATTTTATGGGACCCTAATTTTCGCCTACTTTAAACCTTCTGATGAATCCTCAAATATGGACAAAGAGATTGCTGTTTTTTATACTATTGTTATTCCAATGCTGAACCCAATTTTGTACAGTTTAAGGAACAAGGAAGTAAAGCTATCTATTCAAAAGTTGATTTCAAGAAAAATATTACTTAGAGCTGATTTTTAG